The following are encoded in a window of Mycobacterium decipiens genomic DNA:
- a CDS encoding argininosuccinate synthase domain-containing protein → MSRVLTSLDELAKLPPQPLLLLYSGGLDGTYFLKWAQNHTIRIVALRVAIGDGTNSFAEANANYFGAEYIEIDASQEYYQEFLPAAIHADALYQNMFPISSSLTRPLIARVACRAARERGIDCVGHTATWKQNSAVRLSASLMAQDSDLVIASPFVRSHIPREAKLRSLQEEGLDFCDDPYSIDTTPWARVIESGPLEDPRVPPAEDVFRWTRPVENITADSVEIRLKFDRGLPCGMNGESASLEQIVNVLNDIAGLHGIGRYSGLEDTPFGFKSREVREAPAAAVILAGHKALANATIPPDEYSVRSYLANEWTVLAVHGRWFSHLARCLRECLAALDVPVSGEVSILLQPGIANVRSVDAPGCFCHSSLAMPLDEAIASFDVGPWLAMRSLSDMHTREI, encoded by the coding sequence GTGAGTCGCGTCCTTACATCTCTTGACGAACTAGCAAAGTTGCCGCCCCAACCGCTACTCTTGTTGTACTCGGGAGGGCTCGATGGAACCTATTTCCTTAAATGGGCGCAGAATCACACTATACGCATAGTTGCTCTCCGAGTTGCGATCGGCGATGGAACAAACTCGTTCGCCGAGGCCAACGCGAATTATTTCGGTGCCGAATATATTGAGATTGATGCGTCCCAAGAATACTATCAGGAGTTTCTGCCGGCCGCCATCCACGCAGATGCCCTCTACCAGAATATGTTCCCGATCAGCTCTAGCTTGACCCGGCCGTTGATCGCTCGAGTTGCCTGCCGTGCGGCGCGGGAGCGGGGAATCGATTGTGTCGGCCACACCGCTACCTGGAAGCAGAACAGTGCTGTGCGACTTTCGGCATCCCTGATGGCCCAGGACTCCGACCTGGTTATTGCCTCTCCATTCGTTAGGTCCCATATTCCACGCGAAGCGAAGCTTCGTAGCCTCCAAGAAGAAGGCCTGGATTTTTGTGACGATCCCTATAGCATCGACACCACTCCGTGGGCGCGCGTCATCGAAAGTGGGCCATTGGAAGATCCTCGGGTACCACCTGCCGAGGATGTATTCCGCTGGACCCGCCCGGTCGAAAACATCACGGCCGACAGCGTGGAGATACGGCTGAAATTCGATCGCGGGCTCCCCTGCGGAATGAACGGCGAGTCCGCGTCCTTAGAGCAGATCGTGAATGTTCTCAATGATATTGCGGGGCTCCATGGCATCGGCAGGTACAGTGGTCTCGAGGACACGCCGTTCGGCTTCAAATCCCGGGAGGTCCGTGAGGCGCCAGCGGCGGCGGTGATTCTCGCAGGCCACAAGGCGCTTGCGAATGCGACGATACCGCCCGATGAGTATTCCGTGCGCTCTTACCTGGCGAATGAATGGACTGTTTTGGCGGTGCATGGTCGATGGTTCAGCCACCTCGCTCGTTGTTTACGCGAATGCCTGGCCGCTCTCGACGTGCCGGTTTCCGGCGAGGTGAGCATTTTGCTGCAACCAGGCATTGCAAACGTTCGGTCTGTGGACGCGCCGGGTTGCTTCTGCCACTCGTCCCTGGCGATGCCACTGGACGAAGCTATCGCAAGCTTCGATGTCGGACCTTGGCTCGCGATGCGCTCGCTATCAGACATGCATACTAGGGAAATTTGA
- the pyrR gene encoding bifunctional pyr operon transcriptional regulator/uracil phosphoribosyltransferase PyrR: MGAVGESAIGREPRELMSGADVGRTISRIAHQIIEKTALDAADAPRVLLLGIPTRGVILAKRLATNIGEYSGVEVDHGALDITLYRDDLMMQPPRPLEVTSIPPGGIDDTLVILVDDVLYSGRSVRSALDALRDVGRPRAVQLAVLVDRGHRELPLRADYVGKNVPTSRGESVHVQLLEQDGRDGVVISR; the protein is encoded by the coding sequence ATGGGTGCCGTGGGTGAGTCCGCTATTGGCCGGGAACCCCGAGAACTGATGTCCGGGGCGGACGTTGGCCGCACCATTTCCCGCATTGCACACCAGATCATCGAGAAGACCGCGTTGGACGCAGCCGATGCGCCGCGGGTGCTGCTTTTGGGCATCCCGACTCGCGGCGTGATCTTGGCCAAGCGCTTGGCAACCAACATCGGCGAATACAGCGGTGTCGAGGTTGACCACGGCGCCCTGGACATCACCCTGTACCGAGATGACCTGATGATGCAGCCACCGCGACCGCTGGAGGTCACGTCGATCCCGCCCGGCGGCATCGACGACACGCTGGTGATCCTCGTTGACGACGTGCTGTACTCCGGGCGATCGGTGCGTTCCGCCCTGGACGCGCTGCGCGACGTGGGCCGGCCGCGGGCGGTGCAATTGGCGGTGCTGGTCGACCGTGGCCACCGGGAACTGCCGCTGCGCGCCGACTATGTGGGAAAGAACGTTCCGACGTCGCGCGGCGAGAGCGTGCACGTGCAGTTGCTCGAACAGGATGGCCGCGACGGCGTGGTGATTTCGCGATGA
- a CDS encoding amino acid adenylation domain-containing protein, with product MTETRGGVSGIEDVMTLSPLQQGLFALAMLSAAPSEDPYTIAMAVDVSGPLDTELLRSCALAMLKRHPNLRARFVWRDLPHPVQVVPTALELSWKHVATTSETASGLEADERESGFDLEKGPPIRFLLIELPCERWRFLITAHHIVIDGWSIALLVDELITLYAAGGNIDSLPPPPRPYRDYINWLSACELGEGERWWREHFAGLSAPTTLSTALTGDSGEQRNNQPYHAQLNMDEAASALLVDGARSRGVTVNTLTQLAWALLLSTMTDRQDVVFGVTVSTRPAELNGVESMIGLFINTVPLRVRIDPKTTVAQQCALIQRDTARLSEHAYLSHSQIRAVAGMGELFDTMVAFQIGLFGDEPLTAGPVTFHSLTAQSPTHFPVAISPALMRGHMVLTISTTDKALGEITPHTLGRRVLAVMQRLLTMWDRPLRDVSLLLGDETRGELEASERARLDVMSNRAVLGSSVAIPVSVPAVWAVQVGRTPEAVALVYQDDSWTYRQVDQAANRLANVLAVGGVGPGDVVALLFERSAQAIIAILAVLKTGAAYLPIDPNHPDARIGFVLEDAVPAACLTTAGLRPRLDGRDLPVVVSVDDPVIDTHPSTALPCPAADNIACIIYTSGTTGAPKGVALTHHNITELLTLLESSPAYAPEQVWSQCHSYAFDFSVWEMLGGLVFGARLVVVADSVTRSPAEFEALLVAEHVDVLTQTPSAVGALSPHGVKSATLLVGGEVCTTELVDRWAPGRMLVIGYGPTETTVCVSQSASLSPGSAVVPIGVPLPGAALFVLDGWLRPVPPGVAGELYVAGSGVGCGYWRRSSLTASRFVACSFGGVGERMYRTGDVVRWGADGQLVYVGRADEQVKIRGYRIEPGEVSAALSQLDGVDQATVIAREDRPGDKRLVGYVTGCADPGWIRAALADRLPSYMIPAVVVVVEKMPLTVNGKLDSRALPAPEYSDTDRYRAPSSRLEEVLAGIFAEVLGLERVGVDDSFFDLGGDSILAMQVASRARDGGVVCWPRDVFTEQTVAGVARIASVVDGIGDGIDDGDDGLGEVLATPIMRWLHSRVGQVGQFNQTMLLQAPARVGYDDVVHLVSALLDRHPMLRLQVVENSSGGWTLFVAEPGCVDARACVQPVAEMSDAALVGTRSRLDPTAGVMLSALWVAPAAQLLLVIHHLAVDGVSWRILLDDFNRGWGQYCSGQEVVLASEGTSYQRWASLLVEHARCGAVVDQAAAWKQVVAVPRVLPAVQPAVDTFATAGHLSVSLDVDTTRMLVSDAPAAFHAGVQDILLIAFALAWAEFLGSSAPIGIDVEGHGRNEHLASGIDLSHTVGWFTVKYPVALRVVGLDWAQVVAGEAALGAMIKDAKEQLRAFPEGMTYGLLRYLNTEVDLTGDDPPIAFNYLGRFGAPGPASVGDDSWRVCDEGLLFADAVSPTLDVQFPLMHTVELNAATMDTEAGPHLRANWTWASSKLDREQITRVSELWFQALNGICAHVRHGGGGLTPSDIVPARLSQERIDQLHRSHQIADVLPLTPLQQGLLFYTSSVQGGGDLYAVQFDISLNGQLDRRRLREAVQAALNRHPNLAARFIFEHLDEPVQIIPRDPVLAWRQVDLAADGVDVDEQIERVCAGERAAVCDITHQSPLRAALIRIGQGRHRMVLTFHHIVLDGWSVPILMREIFASYHGQLLPTPVPYRRLLTWLADQDLDAARVAWRAAFAGFDAPTLVGSSDQLGLGARGVEWFRIPAEITEALTELARSCHSTVSTVLQAAWAQLLGWLTGRCDVAFGTTVSIRPADVAGSESMVGLLINTVPVRACMTPATTTVDLVEQLQHAYNDTVEHQHLALNEVHRINGQGRLFDTLFVYENYPTDNAAPEAHGLTINDISSRECNHYALSVQAVPGGELGLRVEFQTDVFDVASICRLIERFERVLLGMTADPQQRLSLVDALGEGERAQLDVMSNRAVLGSSVAIPVSVPAVWAVQVGRTPEAVALVYQDDSWTYRQVDQAANRLANVLAVGGVGPGDVVALLFERSAQAIIAILAVLKTGAAYLPIDPNHPDARIGFVLEDAVPAACLTTAGLRPRLDGRDLPVVVSVDDPVIDTHPSTALPCPAADNIACIIYTSGTTGAPKAVVNTHHNITQLFTASTSFAYAPGQVWSQCHSYAFDFSSWEIWGALLHGGRLVVVADSVTRSPAEFEALLVAEHVDVLSLTPSAVGALSPHGVKSATLLVGGEVCTTELVDRWAPGRMLVNGYGPTETTIYASMSASLSPGSAVVPIGVPLPGAALFVLDGWLRPVPPGVAGELYVAGSGVGCGYWRRSSLTASRFVACSFGGVGERMYRTGDVVRWGADGQLVYVGRADEQVKIRGYRIEPGEVSAALSQLDGVDQATVIAREDRPGDKRLVGYVTGCADPGWIRAALADRLPSYMIPAVVVVVEKMPLTVNGKLDSRALPAPEYSDTDRYRAPSSRLEEVLAGIFAEVLGLERVGVDDSFFDLGGDSILAMRLIAAINRAHDTQLPVRALFEAPTVTSLSRQAHHHIGSAEIVPVELLKPGSGVPLFCIHPAGGLSWSYRRLGPYVDCPVIGIQQVPHSQEPGPESVRGMGKSYADRIQGIYPTGPYNILGWSFGGLVAHELAIELHRRGCVVQNLILLDTMPRPSDDVVLTESQELEVSLRILGIDIPEGFGSLTRRRVEELIRLHEVDSGYSFRRLLSAIRENLYDCVSYSKEHHPDTFDGDMIIFSAAQRQSDISLYSRWRPYVAGDITEYSVECTHDDMLNPEPVSTYGERIRLTLNNGIIDLGDEV from the coding sequence ATGACCGAAACGCGCGGCGGTGTTTCCGGCATCGAGGATGTGATGACGCTTAGCCCGCTTCAGCAGGGGCTGTTCGCGCTTGCGATGCTCAGCGCGGCGCCCTCCGAGGATCCGTACACGATCGCGATGGCTGTCGATGTGTCGGGGCCGCTCGACACCGAATTGCTACGCAGCTGTGCGCTAGCGATGTTGAAGCGCCACCCGAATCTGCGGGCCCGATTCGTCTGGCGTGACCTGCCCCATCCAGTTCAGGTGGTTCCCACTGCGTTGGAACTGTCGTGGAAGCATGTCGCCACTACCTCGGAGACGGCGTCCGGTCTGGAAGCCGACGAGAGGGAGAGCGGATTCGATCTCGAGAAGGGGCCGCCAATCCGATTCTTGCTGATCGAGTTGCCTTGTGAGCGTTGGCGATTTCTTATTACTGCCCATCACATTGTGATTGACGGGTGGTCGATCGCGCTGCTCGTTGACGAGTTGATCACGTTGTATGCGGCCGGCGGCAACATTGACTCGCTACCACCACCGCCGCGCCCGTATCGCGACTACATCAATTGGCTTTCGGCCTGTGAACTGGGCGAAGGCGAACGATGGTGGCGCGAGCACTTCGCCGGCCTGTCGGCGCCAACAACGTTGTCGACCGCGCTAACGGGTGATAGCGGTGAACAACGCAACAATCAGCCTTATCACGCGCAGTTGAACATGGATGAAGCAGCCAGTGCCCTTCTGGTCGACGGTGCCCGCAGCCGCGGCGTCACGGTCAATACGTTGACGCAGTTGGCCTGGGCGCTGTTGCTGTCGACGATGACCGACCGCCAAGACGTCGTGTTTGGGGTCACGGTATCCACGAGGCCTGCGGAATTGAACGGTGTTGAATCGATGATTGGTCTTTTCATCAACACGGTGCCGCTGCGCGTGCGGATCGACCCGAAGACTACCGTTGCCCAACAATGTGCGCTGATCCAGCGTGACACCGCCCGGCTGTCTGAACATGCCTACCTGAGCCACTCGCAGATCCGGGCGGTGGCAGGTATGGGCGAGCTGTTTGACACCATGGTGGCGTTTCAAATCGGTTTGTTCGGCGATGAACCGCTGACCGCGGGACCGGTGACCTTTCACTCGCTGACGGCGCAGAGCCCTACGCATTTCCCCGTCGCAATCTCCCCTGCGCTCATGCGCGGCCACATGGTGTTAACGATTTCGACCACCGACAAAGCGCTTGGCGAGATCACTCCTCATACGCTGGGTCGCCGCGTGCTAGCCGTAATGCAGCGGCTTTTGACGATGTGGGACCGTCCACTGCGGGACGTCAGCTTGCTGCTTGGCGACGAAACCAGGGGCGAGCTCGAAGCATCGGAGCGTGCTCGGCTTGATGTGATGAGTAATCGGGCTGTGTTGGGCTCTTCAGTGGCGATACCGGTGTCGGTTCCGGCGGTGTGGGCTGTGCAGGTGGGTCGTACGCCGGAGGCGGTGGCGCTGGTCTACCAGGATGATTCGTGGACGTATCGCCAGGTTGATCAGGCTGCTAATCGGTTGGCAAATGTGTTGGCTGTTGGTGGGGTGGGTCCTGGTGATGTGGTGGCGCTGCTGTTTGAGCGCTCGGCGCAGGCGATTATCGCGATCCTGGCGGTGCTGAAGACTGGCGCGGCTTATCTGCCGATTGACCCGAACCACCCCGATGCCCGCATCGGGTTTGTCCTTGAGGACGCCGTTCCGGCAGCCTGTCTGACCACCGCGGGGCTGCGGCCGCGGCTAGACGGGCGCGACCTGCCGGTCGTGGTCAGTGTCGATGACCCGGTCATCGACACCCACCCCAGCACCGCTTTGCCGTGTCCGGCCGCGGACAACATTGCCTGCATCATCTACACCTCGGGCACCACCGGAGCCCCTAAAGGGGTGGCCCTCACCCATCACAACATCACCGAACTGCTGACATTGTTGGAATCCAGTCCGGCATACGCGCCCGAACAGGTATGGAGCCAGTGCCATTCGTATGCCTTTGACTTCTCCGTATGGGAGATGTTGGGGGGACTGGTTTTTGGGGCGCGGTTGGTGGTGGTGGCGGATTCGGTGACCCGTTCCCCGGCGGAGTTTGAGGCTTTGCTGGTTGCTGAACACGTCGATGTCTTGACCCAGACTCCGTCTGCGGTGGGGGCTTTGTCGCCGCACGGGGTGAAGTCGGCGACGTTGCTGGTGGGTGGTGAGGTCTGCACCACTGAGCTGGTGGACCGGTGGGCGCCCGGGCGAATGTTGGTCATTGGCTACGGCCCAACGGAGACGACTGTGTGTGTGTCGCAGAGTGCGTCGTTGAGCCCGGGTTCGGCGGTGGTGCCGATTGGGGTGCCGTTGCCAGGTGCGGCGTTGTTTGTTTTGGATGGGTGGTTGCGTCCGGTGCCGCCGGGGGTGGCTGGGGAGTTATATGTGGCTGGTTCGGGGGTGGGGTGTGGGTATTGGCGCCGGTCGTCGTTGACGGCGTCGCGATTTGTGGCGTGCTCGTTTGGGGGGGTTGGGGAGCGGATGTATCGCACCGGGGATGTGGTGCGGTGGGGTGCTGATGGGCAATTGGTGTATGTGGGGCGTGCAGATGAGCAGGTCAAGATTCGGGGGTATCGGATCGAGCCGGGTGAGGTATCCGCGGCGCTGTCGCAGCTAGACGGGGTGGATCAGGCGACGGTGATCGCTCGTGAGGATCGCCCCGGGGATAAGCGGTTGGTGGGTTATGTCACCGGGTGTGCCGATCCGGGCTGGATACGCGCGGCGTTGGCGGATCGATTGCCGTCGTACATGATCCCGGCCGTGGTGGTGGTGGTGGAGAAGATGCCGTTAACCGTTAACGGCAAACTCGATAGCAGGGCCCTGCCGGCACCGGAGTACAGCGACACTGACCGGTATCGGGCCCCGAGCAGCCGGCTTGAGGAGGTCCTGGCCGGTATTTTTGCCGAGGTCTTGGGGTTAGAGCGGGTGGGGGTCGACGACTCGTTTTTCGACCTGGGCGGAGACAGCATCTTGGCGATGCAGGTGGCATCGCGGGCGCGTGACGGTGGTGTGGTGTGTTGGCCGCGTGATGTTTTCACCGAGCAGACCGTGGCTGGGGTGGCCCGCATCGCCAGTGTTGTGGACGGTATCGGGGACGGGATTGATGACGGTGATGATGGCCTCGGCGAAGTCCTCGCGACACCGATCATGCGGTGGCTGCACAGCCGTGTTGGCCAAGTCGGGCAGTTCAACCAGACGATGCTGTTGCAAGCCCCTGCGCGGGTCGGCTACGACGACGTAGTGCACTTGGTTAGCGCTTTGTTGGACCGGCATCCGATGTTGCGCTTACAGGTCGTTGAAAACAGTTCCGGGGGTTGGACGTTGTTTGTGGCTGAACCGGGCTGTGTCGATGCACGTGCGTGTGTGCAGCCAGTGGCGGAGATGTCTGATGCGGCACTGGTGGGGACAAGGTCGCGCTTGGATCCGACCGCTGGTGTGATGCTGAGCGCACTGTGGGTTGCCCCCGCCGCTCAGTTATTGCTGGTCATTCATCATCTGGCCGTCGACGGGGTGTCTTGGCGGATTTTGCTGGACGACTTCAATCGGGGTTGGGGCCAATACTGCAGCGGCCAAGAGGTGGTGTTGGCGTCCGAGGGAACATCGTATCAGCGATGGGCGTCGTTGCTGGTTGAGCATGCGCGTTGCGGGGCGGTCGTCGACCAGGCGGCCGCGTGGAAGCAGGTGGTGGCGGTTCCTCGCGTGCTGCCGGCGGTACAGCCCGCGGTGGATACGTTTGCCACCGCCGGGCACTTGTCGGTGTCGCTTGATGTCGATACAACCCGAATGCTCGTGAGCGATGCGCCGGCTGCGTTTCACGCCGGGGTGCAAGACATTCTGTTGATTGCGTTCGCCTTGGCGTGGGCGGAGTTTTTGGGTAGCAGCGCGCCGATCGGCATCGATGTCGAGGGCCATGGGCGCAATGAGCACTTAGCTTCTGGTATCGATCTTTCGCACACGGTGGGGTGGTTTACGGTCAAATACCCGGTGGCGTTGAGGGTTGTTGGACTGGATTGGGCCCAGGTAGTAGCGGGCGAGGCGGCGTTGGGAGCCATGATCAAGGACGCCAAAGAACAACTTCGAGCCTTTCCCGAAGGTATGACGTACGGTTTGCTGCGCTACCTCAACACCGAGGTTGACCTCACCGGGGACGACCCGCCGATTGCGTTTAACTATCTTGGGCGCTTCGGTGCACCCGGGCCGGCTAGCGTCGGTGACGACAGCTGGCGGGTCTGCGATGAGGGCTTGTTGTTCGCCGACGCCGTTAGTCCGACTTTAGACGTGCAGTTCCCGCTGATGCACACAGTGGAACTCAACGCCGCCACCATGGACACCGAGGCTGGTCCGCACCTACGCGCTAATTGGACATGGGCGTCTTCGAAACTCGACCGCGAGCAGATCACTCGAGTTAGTGAGCTGTGGTTTCAAGCCCTCAATGGCATCTGCGCGCATGTTCGCCATGGCGGAGGTGGGCTGACCCCCTCCGATATCGTGCCCGCCCGGCTAAGCCAGGAACGGATCGATCAACTCCACCGGAGCCACCAGATCGCCGACGTGTTGCCGCTGACCCCGCTGCAGCAGGGACTGCTCTTTTATACAAGCAGCGTCCAGGGTGGTGGCGATCTGTATGCGGTGCAGTTCGACATCAGCCTGAACGGCCAGCTTGATCGGCGCCGCTTGCGCGAGGCGGTGCAAGCGGCGCTCAACCGGCATCCAAACCTGGCGGCCCGATTTATCTTTGAACACCTCGACGAGCCGGTGCAGATCATTCCGCGTGATCCCGTGCTGGCCTGGCGGCAGGTAGACCTTGCCGCCGACGGCGTTGATGTTGACGAGCAGATCGAGCGGGTGTGCGCGGGCGAACGCGCCGCGGTCTGTGATATCACGCACCAATCACCGCTTCGTGCTGCCCTCATACGCATCGGTCAAGGCAGGCACCGGATGGTGCTCACGTTTCATCACATCGTGCTTGATGGTTGGTCGGTGCCGATCCTGATGCGCGAGATCTTTGCCAGCTACCACGGGCAGTTGCTGCCTACTCCAGTCCCGTATCGGAGGCTCTTGACCTGGCTGGCAGATCAGGATCTCGATGCCGCCCGCGTGGCGTGGCGCGCGGCTTTTGCTGGCTTTGATGCCCCGACGCTGGTCGGCTCGTCAGATCAGCTAGGGCTAGGCGCTCGCGGCGTTGAGTGGTTTCGGATTCCCGCCGAGATCACCGAGGCACTCACTGAGCTGGCTCGCTCATGCCACAGTACGGTCAGCACCGTGCTGCAAGCGGCCTGGGCGCAGCTGCTGGGCTGGTTGACCGGCCGCTGCGATGTCGCATTCGGCACAACCGTTTCGATCAGGCCAGCCGATGTGGCCGGATCGGAATCTATGGTGGGCCTGTTGATCAACACGGTGCCAGTCCGGGCGTGCATGACGCCGGCGACCACCACTGTTGACCTGGTCGAGCAACTCCAGCACGCCTACAACGACACCGTCGAGCACCAGCACCTGGCGCTGAATGAGGTCCACCGCATTAACGGTCAGGGACGGCTATTTGACACCCTTTTTGTTTACGAGAACTACCCGACCGACAATGCCGCACCGGAAGCCCACGGGCTGACCATCAACGATATCAGCAGCCGCGAATGCAATCATTATGCGCTTTCGGTGCAGGCCGTGCCGGGTGGCGAACTGGGCCTTCGCGTGGAGTTTCAGACCGACGTTTTCGATGTTGCCAGCATTTGTAGGCTCATCGAGCGGTTCGAGCGGGTGCTGCTGGGGATGACCGCCGATCCACAGCAGCGGTTGTCGTTGGTCGATGCGCTTGGTGAGGGTGAGCGTGCTCAGCTTGATGTGATGAGTAATCGGGCTGTGTTGGGCTCTTCAGTGGCGATACCGGTGTCGGTTCCGGCGGTGTGGGCTGTGCAGGTGGGTCGTACGCCGGAGGCGGTGGCGCTGGTCTACCAGGATGATTCGTGGACGTATCGCCAGGTTGATCAGGCTGCTAATCGGTTGGCAAATGTGTTGGCTGTTGGTGGGGTGGGTCCTGGTGATGTGGTGGCGCTGCTGTTTGAGCGCTCGGCGCAGGCGATTATCGCGATCCTGGCGGTGCTGAAGACTGGCGCGGCTTATCTGCCGATTGACCCGAACCACCCCGATGCCCGCATCGGGTTTGTCCTTGAGGACGCCGTTCCGGCAGCCTGTCTGACCACCGCGGGGCTGCGGCCGCGGCTAGACGGGCGCGACCTGCCGGTCGTGGTCAGTGTCGATGACCCGGTCATCGACACCCACCCCAGCACCGCTTTGCCGTGTCCGGCCGCGGACAACATTGCCTGCATCATCTACACCTCGGGCACCACCGGAGCCCCTAAAGCGGTGGTCAACACCCATCACAACATTACCCAGCTCTTCACAGCATCGACTTCGTTCGCATACGCGCCCGGGCAGGTATGGAGCCAGTGCCATTCGTACGCGTTCGACTTCTCGTCGTGGGAAATTTGGGGTGCGTTATTGCATGGGGGGCGGTTGGTGGTGGTGGCGGATTCGGTGACCCGTTCCCCGGCGGAGTTTGAGGCTTTGCTGGTTGCTGAACACGTCGATGTCTTGAGTCTGACTCCGTCTGCGGTGGGGGCTTTGTCGCCGCACGGGGTGAAGTCGGCGACGTTGCTGGTGGGTGGTGAGGTCTGCACCACTGAGCTGGTGGACCGGTGGGCGCCCGGGCGGATGTTGGTCAACGGCTACGGCCCAACCGAGACCACGATCTATGCGTCGATGAGTGCGTCGTTGAGCCCGGGTTCGGCGGTGGTGCCGATTGGGGTGCCGTTGCCAGGTGCGGCGTTGTTTGTTTTGGATGGGTGGTTGCGTCCGGTGCCGCCGGGGGTGGCTGGGGAGTTATATGTGGCTGGTTCGGGGGTGGGGTGTGGGTATTGGCGCCGGTCGTCGTTGACGGCGTCGCGATTTGTGGCGTGCTCGTTTGGGGGGGTTGGGGAGCGGATGTATCGCACCGGGGATGTGGTGCGGTGGGGTGCTGATGGGCAATTGGTGTATGTGGGGCGTGCAGATGAGCAGGTCAAGATTCGGGGGTATCGGATCGAGCCGGGTGAGGTATCCGCGGCGCTGTCGCAGCTAGACGGGGTGGATCAGGCGACGGTGATCGCTCGTGAGGATCGCCCCGGGGATAAGCGGTTGGTGGGTTATGTCACCGGGTGTGCCGATCCGGGCTGGATACGCGCGGCGTTGGCGGATCGATTGCCGTCGTACATGATCCCGGCCGTGGTGGTGGTGGTGGAGAAGATGCCGTTAACCGTTAACGGCAAACTCGATAGCAGGGCCCTGCCGGCACCGGAGTACAGCGACACTGACCGGTATCGGGCCCCGAGCAGCCGGCTTGAGGAGGTCCTGGCCGGTATTTTTGCCGAGGTCTTGGGGTTAGAGCGGGTGGGGGTCGACGACTCGTTTTTCGACCTGGGCGGAGACAGCATCTTGGCGATGCGGCTAATTGCGGCCATCAACAGGGCTCACGACACGCAGCTGCCTGTGCGGGCCTTGTTCGAAGCACCGACGGTGACGAGTTTGAGTCGGCAGGCCCATCACCATATTGGCTCGGCGGAAATCGTTCCGGTTGAGCTCTTGAAGCCGGGCAGCGGGGTTCCGCTGTTTTGCATCCATCCTGCGGGCGGACTTAGCTGGTCATACCGACGCCTGGGTCCATATGTAGATTGCCCGGTCATCGGTATCCAACAAGTCCCGCACTCTCAAGAACCTGGACCTGAATCGGTTCGTGGGATGGGGAAAAGCTACGCGGATAGGATCCAAGGAATTTATCCCACCGGGCCGTACAATATTCTTGGGTGGTCTTTTGGAGGTCTCGTTGCGCACGAGCTGGCCATTGAGCTTCATCGACGTGGATGTGTAGTTCAAAACCTCATACTTTTAGACACTATGCCCCGTCCCAGCGACGACGTGGTTTTAACCGAAAGTCAAGAGCTGGAAGTCAGCTTGCGGATTCTTGGAATAGATATTCCAGAGGGCTTTGGGTCTCTTACTCGTCGGCGAGTAGAAGAATTAATTCGACTGCACGAGGTTGATTCTGGGTATTCGTTTAGGCGGCTTCTGAGTGCCATTCGTGAAAACCTCTACGATTGTGTTTCGTATAGCAAAGAGCACCATCCGGATACTTTCGATGGTGATATGATCATCTTCAGCGCCGCGCAAAGGCAAAGCGATATTTCCCTGTATTCACGTTGGCGGCCTTATGTTGCCGGCGACATTACAGAATACTCGGTTGAGTGCACACATGATGACATGCTGAATCCTGAACCAGTCAGTACGTACGGAGAACGAATAAGACTAACATTGAACAACGGAATTATCGATCTGGGCGACGAGGTTTAG